In Sporichthyaceae bacterium, one DNA window encodes the following:
- a CDS encoding acyl-CoA dehydrogenase family protein has protein sequence MTFPAPTTPEQTRQQFRAWLAEHRGELKSLTDHGPDVAATFTALRGLQRLLYDAGWIRLGWPERVGGLGGAAMLRAVVVEELCAAGYPPPFSFGTQEVLGPVVMDHAPELAVEVLPRLLRGDEVWCQGFSEPGAGSDLASLQLRMHADGNDWVLNGEKVWTSWAQVADRCLLLGRTGARDSTHRGITALLLDMDTPGIDLRTLRSMNDDAEFCSIYFDDVRVPRSRTVGDTDGGWAVAMQILAAERGAAAWQRQTWLGVRLGDLLREAPDLPAAVAGEAYELLHALRLLSRRAVCALSAGEDLGASPSFAKLLMSTTEKFLFDTALDYLPRQVLLEPGPVADAWRNDFLYSRAASIYGGAAEIQRDIIAGRILKLPRE, from the coding sequence GTGACCTTTCCCGCGCCGACCACGCCCGAGCAGACCCGGCAGCAGTTCCGGGCGTGGCTGGCCGAGCACCGCGGTGAACTCAAGTCGCTGACCGACCACGGCCCGGACGTCGCGGCGACCTTCACCGCGTTGCGCGGCCTGCAGCGGTTGCTCTACGACGCCGGTTGGATCCGGCTGGGTTGGCCGGAACGTGTCGGCGGGCTCGGTGGCGCGGCGATGCTGCGCGCGGTGGTGGTGGAGGAGCTGTGTGCGGCGGGCTACCCGCCGCCGTTCTCCTTCGGCACCCAGGAGGTGCTGGGGCCGGTGGTGATGGACCACGCGCCCGAGCTGGCCGTCGAGGTGCTGCCCCGGCTGTTGCGCGGCGACGAGGTGTGGTGTCAGGGATTCTCCGAGCCCGGCGCCGGATCTGACCTCGCGTCACTGCAGCTGCGCATGCATGCCGACGGGAACGACTGGGTGCTGAACGGGGAGAAGGTATGGACCAGTTGGGCGCAGGTCGCCGACCGCTGCCTGCTGCTCGGCCGCACCGGCGCCCGCGACTCCACGCACCGCGGGATCACCGCGCTGTTGCTGGACATGGACACGCCGGGCATTGACTTGCGGACGCTGAGGAGCATGAACGACGACGCGGAGTTCTGCTCGATCTACTTCGACGACGTCCGGGTGCCGCGCAGCCGCACGGTCGGGGACACCGACGGCGGCTGGGCGGTGGCGATGCAGATCCTCGCCGCGGAACGCGGCGCCGCGGCCTGGCAACGTCAGACCTGGTTGGGGGTGCGTCTCGGCGACCTGCTGCGCGAGGCCCCCGACCTGCCCGCCGCGGTGGCCGGCGAGGCCTACGAACTGCTGCACGCGCTGCGGCTGCTGTCCCGTCGCGCGGTATGCGCGCTGTCCGCCGGAGAGGATCTGGGCGCGTCGCCGTCCTTCGCCAAGCTGCTGATGTCCACCACCGAGAAGTTCCTGTTCGACACCGCACTGGACTACCTGCCGCGACAGGTGCTGCTCGAGCCCGGCCCGGTGGCCGACGCGTGGCGCAACGACTTCCTCTATTCGCGCGCCGCCTCGATCTACGGTGGCGCCGCGGAGATCCAGCGCGACATCATTGCCGGGCGAATCCTGAAA
- a CDS encoding thiolase family protein: MTGDQDIWIIGAAMTKFGRFADLDLLDLAADAATSAMRDADTDMGKVGVLTMGNVYEASSNNGQRLQKQIGQTGIPVYNVVNACATGATAVRVAMLSLLGGESDVALAVGVEQMGKMGLIGNAAKSKPAKKEFAPKGRYGSVVKTEGVLGTGLMPGVFAQAGTQYALAHGVSAEQFAKVAQKNHAHSTLNPLAQYRKEFSLEEILAADVISWPNTLPMCCPTGDGASALVLTTGAKLRTLDPDVRRRAVKISASVLTSDPWVAGGQVQPDVNTLTRQAADKAYEQAGIGPADLNLVELHDCFATAELIHYDNLRLCEPGGAGEFIDSGAPWRDGRTPVNVSGGLLSKGHPIGATGVANLYEVATHLRGEAGDRQIAGARVGLTHVIGLASACAVHILEARPA; encoded by the coding sequence GTTCGGTCGGTTCGCCGACCTGGATCTGCTCGACCTCGCCGCTGATGCGGCCACGTCCGCGATGCGCGACGCCGACACCGACATGGGCAAGGTCGGCGTGCTGACCATGGGCAACGTCTATGAGGCGAGTTCGAACAACGGCCAACGGCTGCAGAAGCAGATCGGGCAGACCGGGATCCCTGTCTACAACGTGGTCAACGCCTGCGCCACCGGTGCCACCGCGGTGCGGGTGGCCATGCTGTCGCTGCTCGGTGGGGAGTCGGACGTCGCCCTGGCCGTGGGTGTCGAGCAGATGGGCAAGATGGGTCTGATCGGCAACGCGGCCAAGAGCAAGCCGGCCAAGAAGGAGTTCGCGCCCAAGGGCCGATACGGCTCGGTGGTGAAGACCGAGGGCGTGCTCGGCACCGGGTTGATGCCCGGCGTGTTCGCGCAGGCCGGCACCCAGTACGCGCTGGCCCACGGTGTTAGTGCCGAGCAGTTCGCCAAGGTCGCGCAGAAGAACCACGCACACTCCACGCTGAACCCGTTGGCCCAGTACCGTAAGGAATTCTCGCTGGAGGAGATCCTCGCCGCCGACGTCATCTCCTGGCCGAACACGCTGCCCATGTGCTGCCCGACCGGTGACGGTGCGTCAGCTCTGGTGCTCACCACCGGCGCCAAGCTGCGCACGCTGGACCCGGACGTGCGGCGGCGTGCGGTGAAGATCAGCGCCTCGGTGCTCACCTCCGACCCGTGGGTGGCCGGCGGACAGGTGCAGCCGGACGTGAACACGTTGACCCGACAAGCGGCCGACAAGGCCTACGAGCAGGCCGGCATCGGCCCGGCGGACCTGAACCTGGTGGAGCTGCACGACTGTTTCGCCACCGCCGAGCTCATCCACTACGACAACCTGCGGCTGTGTGAGCCGGGCGGGGCCGGGGAGTTCATCGATTCCGGGGCGCCGTGGCGGGACGGCCGTACCCCGGTCAACGTCTCCGGTGGGCTGCTGTCCAAGGGCCACCCGATCGGCGCGACCGGGGTGGCGAACCTTTACGAGGTGGCCACCCACCTGCGCGGGGAGGCCGGGGACCGACAGATCGCCGGGGCCCGGGTCGGACTCACCCACGTCATCGGTCTGGCCTCGGCCTGCGCCGTGCACATTCTCGAGGCCCGGCCGGCGTGA